In a genomic window of Coprococcus eutactus:
- a CDS encoding histidine phosphatase family protein, translating to MRLYVARHGETEWNRLNKVCGRTDSPLTDTGLRQAQLLADKLDDCPIDVIIASPLSRAQKTAQAVAQRKHLQVVTDDRLIEQDYGVYEGVPRDDEDFLNNKRMFAYRYPGGESMMDIARRTYDLIIETKKRDPDSSVLFVCHNGICRVICSYFRDMTNEEYFEFSQDNCGYNVYEF from the coding sequence ATGAGGTTATATGTTGCGAGACATGGAGAGACAGAATGGAATAGACTGAACAAGGTCTGTGGCAGGACGGACTCCCCTCTTACAGATACAGGACTCAGACAGGCACAGCTCCTTGCAGACAAGTTGGATGACTGCCCTATTGATGTGATAATAGCATCTCCGCTTTCGAGAGCGCAGAAGACGGCCCAGGCGGTTGCTCAGAGAAAACATTTGCAGGTCGTTACGGACGACAGGCTCATAGAGCAGGATTACGGTGTGTATGAGGGGGTTCCTAGAGATGATGAGGATTTCCTCAATAATAAGAGGATGTTTGCCTATAGATACCCAGGTGGAGAATCCATGATGGATATAGCCAGGAGGACGTACGATCTCATCATAGAGACGAAGAAGCGAGATCCGGATTCGTCGGTGCTGTTTGTATGCCACAATGGAATATGCCGCGTGATATGCAGTTATTTTAGGGATATGACCAACGAGGAGTATTTTGAATTTAGTCAGGACAATTGCGGATACAATGTATATGAGTTCTGA
- a CDS encoding putative manganese transporter → MFGLLIDSFKDALFDTVKLIPFLFITYVIMEWLERKTAGRQANVLKKAEKLGPLLGGVLGIVPQCGFSLMASNLYSGGVIGAGVLIAVFMSTSDEMLPIMLSNDAISAGTIAKILVTKAVIAVITGYIVGFVLDRLRKPVEVKRIEHGHGHVHQDQHGHMHGEAAAENTQYPQNIVYNNIKGEKNNGGHVHDYVHEHSHDHGHYGEKNIHEVCEQEHCDCEGGVLRSALVHTAKIAIFIFIFTLIINIVIELVGEDTIARIFNDVPVLGEASAALVGLIPNCAASVIITELYLQGILSAGAMMSGLLVSAGVGLVVLFRMNRHRPAENIRIAAVLYAAGLMWGLLINAAGITF, encoded by the coding sequence ATGTTTGGATTGTTAATAGATTCATTTAAGGATGCATTGTTTGATACGGTCAAACTCATCCCGTTTCTGTTCATCACCTACGTGATCATGGAATGGCTTGAGAGAAAGACTGCGGGCAGACAGGCAAATGTGTTGAAGAAGGCAGAAAAACTTGGACCTTTGCTTGGCGGAGTGCTGGGTATAGTGCCACAGTGTGGATTTTCGCTCATGGCATCAAACCTGTACAGTGGGGGAGTAATAGGAGCAGGTGTGCTCATAGCAGTATTTATGTCAACATCGGATGAGATGCTCCCGATAATGCTCTCAAATGATGCCATAAGTGCCGGAACTATAGCAAAGATTCTTGTGACAAAGGCTGTTATAGCAGTTATAACGGGCTATATAGTGGGATTTGTGCTGGACAGGCTCAGAAAACCAGTGGAAGTGAAGAGGATAGAACACGGACACGGTCATGTACATCAGGATCAACATGGGCATATGCATGGCGAAGCTGCGGCAGAAAATACACAGTATCCCCAGAACATAGTTTACAACAATATAAAGGGTGAGAAAAACAATGGCGGACACGTGCATGATTACGTTCATGAGCACAGCCACGATCACGGACATTACGGAGAGAAAAATATACATGAGGTGTGTGAACAGGAACACTGTGACTGCGAGGGCGGCGTGCTGAGGTCGGCATTGGTACACACTGCAAAGATTGCGATATTCATATTCATTTTTACCCTGATAATAAATATAGTTATAGAGTTGGTTGGGGAGGATACCATAGCAAGGATATTCAATGATGTGCCAGTTCTTGGTGAGGCTTCGGCTGCTCTGGTGGGACTCATACCTAACTGTGCGGCTTCAGTGATCATAACAGAGCTTTATCTTCAGGGGATACTCAGTGCCGGAGCCATGATGTCCGGACTTCTCGTGAGTGCCGGGGTGGGACTTGTTGTTTTGTTCAGAATGAACAGACACAGACCAGCTGAGAATATTAGAATAGCAGCGGTGCTCTATGCAGCGGGACTTATGTGGGGACTTCTCATAAATGCGGCAGGAATAACATTTTAA
- a CDS encoding SDR family NAD(P)-dependent oxidoreductase gives MDTAIIIGASTGIGRATALKLADSYNNIAITSFRHRDELMSLKKELDAKGCHCLAMSGDAGDMDFMENFIRTITDTFGDDIALLVNNAGISYVGLLTDMTIKDFDRTMKSNIYSVFNSCNRVVPYMVRAHKGHIINVSSVWGCCGASCEVAYSASKGAVNSFSKALGKELAPSGIAVNAIAFGAVDTTMNGHLSPDERQMLEDEIPAGRMATPQEAAEFICRIAGCGNYLNGQVITFDGAWQ, from the coding sequence TTGGATACTGCAATAATAATCGGAGCTTCTACCGGAATCGGAAGGGCCACTGCTTTAAAGCTTGCTGACTCATATAACAATATCGCGATCACTTCTTTCAGACACAGAGACGAGCTCATGTCTCTCAAAAAAGAACTTGATGCAAAGGGATGTCACTGTCTGGCAATGAGCGGGGATGCCGGGGATATGGATTTCATGGAGAATTTTATACGAACCATCACAGACACATTCGGTGATGATATAGCTCTGTTGGTGAACAACGCCGGAATATCCTACGTAGGGCTTCTCACCGACATGACCATCAAAGATTTTGACAGAACCATGAAATCCAACATATACTCAGTGTTTAACAGCTGCAACAGAGTTGTTCCTTATATGGTACGCGCTCACAAAGGCCATATCATAAATGTCTCATCTGTGTGGGGATGCTGCGGAGCTTCCTGTGAGGTTGCCTACTCAGCCTCCAAAGGCGCTGTAAACTCATTTTCAAAAGCTCTCGGCAAAGAGCTCGCCCCAAGTGGCATAGCGGTCAATGCAATAGCCTTTGGCGCAGTGGATACGACCATGAACGGTCATCTCTCGCCTGATGAACGTCAGATGCTGGAGGATGAGATCCCCGCAGGACGCATGGCAACGCCACAGGAAGCCGCTGAGTTCATATGCCGCATAGCCGGCTGTGGAAACTATCTGAACGGCCAGGTCATCACCTTTGACGGTGCATGGCAGTAG
- a CDS encoding LytR C-terminal domain-containing protein — protein sequence MGKKVMKLFLDTMLRAAVIILAVAIVVMLVLLAKTMSKSKKNDTTSKKEVSSIVTEENDPSDPTFGGDGDAAETTDASSDGEDSQDPSEDTSSSSAKNAKMVVLNASGVSGVAATWQTTLTADGYTSVDIGTYQGDTQSSTTVYTSDSYDVSSLTAILGSASTSARTDIDDSMADVDISDADIVVVIGVDNAANN from the coding sequence ATGGGTAAGAAAGTTATGAAATTGTTTTTAGATACCATGCTCAGAGCTGCGGTTATAATACTAGCGGTTGCGATAGTGGTAATGCTGGTGCTCCTCGCAAAGACGATGAGCAAGAGTAAGAAGAACGACACTACAAGCAAGAAAGAGGTGTCAAGTATAGTTACAGAGGAGAATGATCCATCGGATCCTACATTTGGAGGAGACGGAGATGCTGCCGAAACAACAGATGCTTCGTCAGACGGCGAGGATTCGCAGGATCCTTCAGAGGATACAAGCTCATCAAGCGCAAAGAACGCAAAAATGGTAGTACTCAACGCATCAGGAGTATCAGGAGTTGCAGCTACATGGCAGACAACACTCACAGCTGATGGATACACATCGGTGGATATAGGAACATATCAGGGAGATACACAGTCTTCCACGACGGTATATACATCTGATTCATACGATGTAAGTTCACTTACAGCGATTCTCGGATCTGCTTCCACAAGTGCCAGAACTGACATAGACGATTCTATGGCAGATGTAGATATAAGTGATGCGGATATTGTTGTTGTCATCGGTGTTGACAACGCAGCAAATAACTAG